Proteins encoded by one window of Akkermansia muciniphila ATCC BAA-835:
- the atpA gene encoding F0F1 ATP synthase subunit alpha, giving the protein MSNILQELEAEIKKATASVSQENVGVIRSVGDGVAKIEGLSGVMLNEMIEFPGGVMGLAMNLEEHEVGAVILGDDSKLKEGDLVKCSGRLLSVPVGRSLLGRVVNTLGEPIDGKGPIEAEAYYPVEKIASGIISRQSVSVPVQTGILPIDAMIPIGRGQRELIIGDRATGKTAIAMDTMIAQAEQNRLAEEGKLPDHQPLYNIYVAIGQKRANISRLVAKLEETGAMKYSIVVAASASDPAAMLYLAPYAGCAMGEYFMDKGEDALIVYDDLSKHAVAYRQISLILRRPSGREAYPGDVFYLHSRLLERAARINKEHGGGSLTALPIIETQAGDVSAYIPTNVISITDGQIFLETDLFYQGVRPAINVGISVSRVGSSAQTKIIKKLAGSIKLDLAQFTELQAFAQFGSDLDPSTKAKLARGQRIVELFKQNQYEPKSLGLEAADLYAMQKGYFDDVPVDRIKECQNAWEAVMQDQHPDLLESILKKKDLTPEIDAGLKAAIESFKLSWN; this is encoded by the coding sequence ATGAGCAACATACTTCAAGAACTCGAAGCAGAAATAAAAAAAGCCACGGCTTCCGTCAGTCAGGAAAACGTGGGCGTCATTCGTTCCGTGGGGGACGGCGTCGCCAAGATCGAAGGGCTGAGCGGCGTCATGCTCAATGAAATGATAGAGTTCCCCGGCGGGGTGATGGGGCTGGCGATGAACCTAGAAGAACATGAGGTTGGCGCCGTGATTCTGGGGGATGATTCCAAGTTGAAGGAAGGGGATCTGGTCAAGTGTTCCGGACGCCTTCTTTCCGTGCCCGTGGGCCGCTCCCTGCTGGGCCGGGTGGTGAACACGCTGGGAGAACCTATTGACGGCAAAGGGCCGATTGAGGCGGAAGCGTATTACCCGGTGGAAAAAATCGCCTCCGGCATCATCTCCCGCCAATCCGTTTCCGTGCCCGTCCAGACCGGCATCCTTCCCATTGACGCCATGATTCCCATTGGCCGCGGCCAGCGCGAACTCATCATCGGGGACCGTGCCACCGGGAAGACCGCCATTGCCATGGATACCATGATTGCCCAGGCGGAACAGAACCGTCTGGCGGAGGAAGGCAAGCTTCCTGATCACCAGCCTCTCTACAATATTTACGTGGCTATCGGCCAGAAGCGCGCCAACATCAGCCGCCTGGTGGCGAAACTGGAGGAAACGGGAGCCATGAAATATTCCATCGTCGTGGCGGCTTCCGCCTCCGATCCTGCCGCCATGCTGTACCTGGCGCCCTACGCCGGCTGTGCGATGGGGGAATACTTTATGGACAAGGGGGAAGACGCCCTTATCGTTTATGACGACCTTTCCAAGCATGCCGTGGCCTACCGCCAGATTTCCCTGATTCTGCGCCGCCCCTCCGGCCGCGAGGCGTACCCGGGGGACGTATTCTACCTGCACAGCCGCCTGCTGGAACGCGCCGCGCGCATCAACAAGGAACACGGCGGCGGTTCCCTGACGGCTCTTCCCATTATTGAAACGCAGGCAGGCGACGTTTCCGCCTACATTCCCACGAACGTCATTTCCATCACGGACGGCCAGATATTCCTGGAAACGGACCTGTTTTACCAGGGGGTGCGCCCAGCCATCAACGTGGGTATTTCCGTCTCCCGTGTGGGTTCCTCCGCCCAGACGAAAATTATCAAGAAGCTGGCCGGCTCCATTAAGCTGGATCTGGCCCAATTTACGGAATTGCAGGCGTTCGCCCAGTTCGGGTCTGATCTGGACCCCAGCACGAAGGCCAAGCTGGCCCGCGGCCAGCGCATCGTGGAGCTCTTTAAGCAGAACCAGTATGAGCCCAAATCCCTGGGTCTGGAGGCCGCTGACTTGTATGCCATGCAAAAAGGGTACTTTGACGACGTTCCGGTGGACAGGATCAAGGAATGCCAGAATGCGTGGGAAGCGGTGATGCAGGATCAGCATCCGGATCTGCTGGAAAGCATTCTGAAGAAAAAAGACCTGACGCCGGAAATAGACGCAGGGCTTAAAGCCGCTATCGAATCCTTCAAGCTCAGCTGGAACTAA
- a CDS encoding F0F1 ATP synthase subunit delta: MKIGKDTQNAARRLFRLCMDGNAVAEDRVRLIARKIAERKPRNYAALLKAFSGMVGYAVKSRTATIQSAVPLTEEERSLIQAKLEARYGGVLYYRWEVEPSLLAGVRIQVGDDVKDGSVRSRIDRLAAMARTLSN, encoded by the coding sequence ATGAAGATCGGAAAGGACACGCAAAATGCCGCCCGCAGGCTGTTCCGGCTCTGTATGGACGGGAATGCCGTGGCGGAGGACCGCGTGCGTCTGATCGCCCGGAAAATTGCGGAACGCAAGCCCCGCAATTATGCCGCTCTGCTGAAGGCTTTTTCCGGCATGGTGGGATATGCGGTGAAAAGCCGTACAGCCACTATTCAAAGCGCCGTGCCCCTCACGGAAGAGGAGCGTTCCCTGATTCAGGCCAAACTGGAGGCCAGATATGGCGGCGTCCTCTACTACCGCTGGGAGGTGGAACCGTCTCTGCTGGCGGGTGTCCGCATCCAGGTAGGGGACGACGTGAAGGACGGTTCCGTGCGTTCCAGAATCGACCGTCTGGCTGCGATGGCCCGCACCCTTTCCAATTAA
- a CDS encoding ATP synthase F0 subunit B — translation MLNLIADQAWNPFAPFGVTSWEPFVANLIAFILMVVILRYLAFKPIQNVLEKRRQRIEEGEEMREESERQLASVKEQTHEMLVEAGEKGQEKIDAAKAAAARLLEEQEAEASRKAEEIIKKARQLAELEQQKEREALKEQFGQLVALAAAQVTGKMLTEEDQRRINREAIDSLDS, via the coding sequence ATGCTGAATCTCATAGCTGACCAAGCCTGGAATCCTTTTGCTCCCTTTGGGGTAACGAGTTGGGAACCTTTTGTTGCCAACCTGATCGCTTTCATTCTGATGGTGGTGATCCTGCGTTATCTGGCGTTCAAACCCATCCAGAATGTTCTGGAAAAAAGGCGCCAGCGTATTGAAGAAGGAGAGGAAATGCGTGAGGAAAGTGAGCGGCAGCTGGCTTCCGTAAAGGAACAGACGCATGAAATGCTGGTGGAAGCAGGGGAAAAGGGACAGGAGAAAATAGACGCCGCCAAGGCTGCCGCCGCCCGCCTGTTGGAAGAACAGGAAGCGGAAGCCTCCCGGAAGGCTGAGGAAATCATAAAAAAGGCCCGCCAGCTTGCGGAACTGGAACAGCAGAAAGAGCGTGAAGCGTTAAAAGAACAATTTGGCCAGCTGGTGGCCCTGGCGGCGGCCCAGGTTACCGGAAAAATGCTGACGGAAGAAGACCAGCGGAGAATCAACCGGGAAGCGATCGACAGCCTAGATTCCTGA
- a CDS encoding ATPase, whose translation MIDPIAMTSLAELSGNVGFGLVTIGAGLGIGLIGAKAAEATGRNPGASSPIMVIAITLAALIEGVALISIFVK comes from the coding sequence ATGATTGATCCTATCGCAATGACCTCCCTGGCCGAACTGTCCGGCAACGTAGGTTTCGGCCTCGTCACCATCGGCGCCGGCCTCGGCATTGGCCTCATTGGCGCGAAAGCCGCGGAAGCCACCGGACGCAACCCCGGAGCTTCCTCCCCCATTATGGTGATTGCCATCACGCTGGCGGCCCTGATTGAAGGCGTGGCCCTGATCTCCATCTTTGTGAAATAA
- a CDS encoding F0F1 ATP synthase subunit A has protein sequence MSRFFQFLWLAALTVSGVMGGSACAAEEGAEHGLEQAAPHLFSIPLPGGIELPVSNSMLMLFLAVLLIGVVVWSATRSMRILPSRLQNAVEYFFETLYNFVQSLLGPRLTRKYFWYFGTIFTIILVSNYMGLLPGVGTITYHGVPLFRGANADMNVTMFLGIFYALMWLYWSIREQGLKGFFIHLFGPKGRLPGFMGFVLVFIFIFVGLVDVLSITIRPIALAARLYGNIYAGETIIDTMAHMFGPVLSSLCVLPFLAIELLVGFIQALVFLLLTAIFLKLQVGDDNAHGHASKNEEKELPVPDRLPPGKTS, from the coding sequence ATGAGCAGATTTTTCCAGTTCCTGTGGTTGGCGGCATTGACCGTGTCCGGCGTTATGGGCGGCAGCGCCTGTGCGGCGGAGGAAGGAGCGGAGCACGGATTGGAACAGGCCGCTCCCCATTTGTTTTCCATACCTCTGCCCGGAGGCATTGAGCTCCCGGTGTCCAACTCGATGCTGATGCTTTTTCTGGCGGTTCTTTTGATAGGGGTGGTCGTATGGTCCGCCACCCGCTCCATGCGCATCCTGCCTTCCCGTTTACAGAATGCGGTGGAATACTTTTTTGAAACTCTGTACAACTTTGTCCAGTCCCTTCTGGGTCCGCGCCTGACGCGCAAGTACTTCTGGTACTTCGGAACTATTTTCACCATTATTCTGGTCAGCAATTACATGGGGCTTCTTCCCGGGGTGGGAACCATCACCTATCATGGGGTGCCGCTGTTCCGCGGCGCGAATGCGGACATGAACGTGACGATGTTCCTGGGTATTTTTTATGCGCTGATGTGGCTTTACTGGTCTATCCGGGAGCAGGGGCTGAAAGGCTTCTTTATTCACCTGTTCGGCCCCAAGGGGAGACTGCCGGGGTTCATGGGATTCGTGCTGGTGTTCATCTTCATTTTTGTGGGACTGGTGGATGTCCTGAGCATCACGATTCGCCCCATTGCGCTGGCCGCTCGTCTTTACGGCAATATTTACGCCGGGGAAACGATTATTGACACCATGGCCCATATGTTCGGGCCCGTACTCAGCTCCCTGTGCGTACTGCCGTTTCTGGCGATCGAACTGCTGGTGGGGTTCATCCAGGCCCTGGTTTTCCTGCTTCTGACGGCGATTTTCCTGAAACTTCAGGTGGGGGACGATAACGCCCACGGCCATGCTTCCAAAAATGAGGAGAAGGAACTTCCCGTGCCGGACCGCCTGCCGCCTGGAAAAACCTCATAA